A genomic stretch from Erigeron canadensis isolate Cc75 chromosome 9, C_canadensis_v1, whole genome shotgun sequence includes:
- the LOC122583286 gene encoding uncharacterized protein LOC122583286 encodes MKGIHARVLVRTPTIVQPDYIIRNYGHISCTIRYLRSTGALDSVTRTLNFDEETDDDYDADTPPRGLRRYLWNPRLRPEEVYGFGLGSEGLRPRTPLHQAQPEGTEAPIQGNTASGANPRSDVPATGQSNQNPNVPLAEPTPRGPDATGNAPPRHETPPGGHSRVPTGTHQNSGQTHVGSSAPVFRVPTKGTQPYVGPTFHTLPISTLSGSMGQGRTGHSRQIPQGPVGQSYHIPQGYGYEGMNRAGSSQHVSQPYGIQPIGGTYGNPPTGQPQFHQYYPPQHIVPLPTQGPY; translated from the coding sequence ATGAAGGGGATTCATGCTAGGGTCCTCGTCCGGACCCCCACAATTGTTCAACCAGACTACATCATTAGAAATTATGGCCACATTAGCTGCACCATCAGGTATCTCAGGAGCACGGGAGCACTCGACAGCGTCACCAGGACGCTGAACTTTGACGAGGAGACAGACGACGACTACGACGCTGATACCCCACCGAGAGGGCTTCGGCGTTATCTATGGAACCCAAGACTTCGACCTGAAGAAGTTTATGGGTTTGGCCTGGGAAGCGAAGGTTTAAGGCCTCGAACGCCCCTACACCAAGCACAACCGGAAGGCACGGAAGCTCCAATACAAGGGAACACGGCGTCCGGAGCCAACCCCAGAAGTGATGTCCCCGCTACGGGACAGAGCAACCAGAATCCTAATGTGCCTTTGGCTGAACCGACCCCGAGAGGGCCCGACGCAACAGGTAACGCGCCTCCGAGACACGAGACGCCACCCGGAGGTCATTCAAGAGTCCCGACTGGGACGCATCAAAATTCAGGGCAAACCCATGTCGGGTCTTCCGCTCCGGTCTTTCGAGTGCCCACCAAAGGGACACAACCATATGTGGGCCCGACCTTCCATACGCTCCCTATCTCTACTCTCTCAGGGTCCATGGGCCAAGGTCGAACAGGGCATTCAAGGCAGATCCCGCAAGGTCCTGTGGGACAAAGTTATCACATACCACAAGGCTATGGATATGAAGGCATGAATAGGGCAGGAAGTTCACAACATGTTTCCCAACCATATGGCATCCAACCCATCGGAGGGACCTACGGAAATCCTCCGACAGGGCAGCCACAGTTCCATCAGTATTATCCACCGCAGCATATCGTTCCCCTCCCCACACAAGGACCCTACTGA